From a single Theropithecus gelada isolate Dixy chromosome 8, Tgel_1.0, whole genome shotgun sequence genomic region:
- the ZNF696 gene encoding zinc finger protein 696 isoform X1 yields MRARSLKLFRLLAFCKVEPGGEPPGAKESSTLMEALAVVKAAFLAQAPSGSRSAEVQAARSTEPAPEPGAPEGEGHRGGPPRALGSLGLCENEEARERPRGSPRGPVISEKTGGQSGRESDVPPNVGPGAEGRGGWKGRPFPCSACGRSFKCSSDAAKHRSIHSGEKPYECSDCGKAFIHSSHVVRHQRAHSGERPYACAECGKAFGQSFNLLRHQRVHTGEKPYACADCGKAFGQRSDAAKHRRTHTGERLYACGECGKRFLHSSNVVRHRRTHHGENPYECRECGQAFSQSSNLLQHQRVHTGERPFACQDCGRAFSRSSFLREHRRIHTGEKPHECGHCGRAFRALSGFFRHQRLHTGEKPFRCTECGRAFRLSFHLIQHQRVHGAE; encoded by the exons ATGAGAGCTCGGTCCCTG AAATTGTTCAGACTGCTGGCGTTCTGCAAGGTGGAGCCAGGAGGAGAGCCCCCAGGTGCCAAGGAGAGCAGTACCCTGATGGAGGCCCTTGCAG TTGTGAAGGCTGCTTTCCTGGCGCAGGCCCCAAGTGGCAGCCGATCAGCTGAGGTGCAGGCAGCTCGGAGTACGGAGCCTGCACCAGAGCCAGGCGCTCCCGAGGGAGAGGGCCACAGAGGGGGGCCTCCTCGGGCCCTGGGGTCTCTTGGCCTTTGTGAAAACGAGGAAGCCAGAGAGAGGCCCAGAGGTTCCCCTCGAGGTCCGGTCATTTCTGAGAAAACTGGAGGACAGAGTGGCCGCGAGTCAGACGTCCCTCCGAACGTAGGCCCGGGAGCAGAGGGCAGGGGCGGCTGGAAGGGGCGGCCTTTCCCGTGCAGCGCCTGTGGCCGCAGCTTCAAGTGCTCCTCGGACGCCGCGAAGCACCGGAGCATCCACTCCGGGGAGAAGCCGTACGAGTGCAGCGACTGCGGGAAGGCCTTCATCCACAGCTCGCACGTGGTCCGACACCAGCGGGCGCACAGCGGGGAGAGGCCCTATGCGTGCGCCGAGTGCGGCAAGGCTTTCGGCCAGAGCTTCAACCTCCTCCGGCACCAGCGCGTGCACACGGGCGAGAAGCCCTACGCGTGCGCCGACTGTGGCAAGGCTTTCGGCCAGAGGTCGGACGCCGCCAAGCACCGCCGCACCCACACCGGGGAGAGGCTCTACGCGTGCGGCGAGTGCGGGAAGCGCTTCCTGCACAGCTCGAACGTGGTCCGGCACCGGCGGACCCACCACGGGGAGAACCCGTACGAGTGCCGGGAGTGTGGCCAGGCCTTCAGCCAGAGCTCCAACCTCCTCCAGCACCAGCGCGTGCACACGGGGGAGCGGCCCTTCGCCTGCCAGGACTGCGGCCGCGCCTTCAGCCGCAGCTCCTTCCTCCGCGAGCACCGCCGCATCCACACCGGGGAGAAGCCCCACGAGTGCGGCCACTGCGGGCGCGCGTTCCGGGCGCTGTCGGGCTTCTTCCGGCACCAGCGGCTCCACACGGGCGAGAAGCCGTTCCGCTGCACCGAGTGCGGCCGCGCCTTTCGCCTGAGCTTCCACCTCATCCAGCACCAGCGGGTGCACGGCGCCGAGTGA
- the ZNF696 gene encoding zinc finger protein 696 isoform X2 yields the protein MEALAETGSHCVGQAGLKFQVSSGPPASASQSAGITVVKAAFLAQAPSGSRSAEVQAARSTEPAPEPGAPEGEGHRGGPPRALGSLGLCENEEARERPRGSPRGPVISEKTGGQSGRESDVPPNVGPGAEGRGGWKGRPFPCSACGRSFKCSSDAAKHRSIHSGEKPYECSDCGKAFIHSSHVVRHQRAHSGERPYACAECGKAFGQSFNLLRHQRVHTGEKPYACADCGKAFGQRSDAAKHRRTHTGERLYACGECGKRFLHSSNVVRHRRTHHGENPYECRECGQAFSQSSNLLQHQRVHTGERPFACQDCGRAFSRSSFLREHRRIHTGEKPHECGHCGRAFRALSGFFRHQRLHTGEKPFRCTECGRAFRLSFHLIQHQRVHGAE from the exons ATGGAGGCCCTTGCAG agacaggatctcactgtgttggccaggctggtctcaaattccaagtctcaagtggtcctcctgcctcagcctcccaaagtgcggggattacag TTGTGAAGGCTGCTTTCCTGGCGCAGGCCCCAAGTGGCAGCCGATCAGCTGAGGTGCAGGCAGCTCGGAGTACGGAGCCTGCACCAGAGCCAGGCGCTCCCGAGGGAGAGGGCCACAGAGGGGGGCCTCCTCGGGCCCTGGGGTCTCTTGGCCTTTGTGAAAACGAGGAAGCCAGAGAGAGGCCCAGAGGTTCCCCTCGAGGTCCGGTCATTTCTGAGAAAACTGGAGGACAGAGTGGCCGCGAGTCAGACGTCCCTCCGAACGTAGGCCCGGGAGCAGAGGGCAGGGGCGGCTGGAAGGGGCGGCCTTTCCCGTGCAGCGCCTGTGGCCGCAGCTTCAAGTGCTCCTCGGACGCCGCGAAGCACCGGAGCATCCACTCCGGGGAGAAGCCGTACGAGTGCAGCGACTGCGGGAAGGCCTTCATCCACAGCTCGCACGTGGTCCGACACCAGCGGGCGCACAGCGGGGAGAGGCCCTATGCGTGCGCCGAGTGCGGCAAGGCTTTCGGCCAGAGCTTCAACCTCCTCCGGCACCAGCGCGTGCACACGGGCGAGAAGCCCTACGCGTGCGCCGACTGTGGCAAGGCTTTCGGCCAGAGGTCGGACGCCGCCAAGCACCGCCGCACCCACACCGGGGAGAGGCTCTACGCGTGCGGCGAGTGCGGGAAGCGCTTCCTGCACAGCTCGAACGTGGTCCGGCACCGGCGGACCCACCACGGGGAGAACCCGTACGAGTGCCGGGAGTGTGGCCAGGCCTTCAGCCAGAGCTCCAACCTCCTCCAGCACCAGCGCGTGCACACGGGGGAGCGGCCCTTCGCCTGCCAGGACTGCGGCCGCGCCTTCAGCCGCAGCTCCTTCCTCCGCGAGCACCGCCGCATCCACACCGGGGAGAAGCCCCACGAGTGCGGCCACTGCGGGCGCGCGTTCCGGGCGCTGTCGGGCTTCTTCCGGCACCAGCGGCTCCACACGGGCGAGAAGCCGTTCCGCTGCACCGAGTGCGGCCGCGCCTTTCGCCTGAGCTTCCACCTCATCCAGCACCAGCGGGTGCACGGCGCCGAGTGA
- the ZNF696 gene encoding zinc finger protein 696 isoform X3, giving the protein MEALAVVKAAFLAQAPSGSRSAEVQAARSTEPAPEPGAPEGEGHRGGPPRALGSLGLCENEEARERPRGSPRGPVISEKTGGQSGRESDVPPNVGPGAEGRGGWKGRPFPCSACGRSFKCSSDAAKHRSIHSGEKPYECSDCGKAFIHSSHVVRHQRAHSGERPYACAECGKAFGQSFNLLRHQRVHTGEKPYACADCGKAFGQRSDAAKHRRTHTGERLYACGECGKRFLHSSNVVRHRRTHHGENPYECRECGQAFSQSSNLLQHQRVHTGERPFACQDCGRAFSRSSFLREHRRIHTGEKPHECGHCGRAFRALSGFFRHQRLHTGEKPFRCTECGRAFRLSFHLIQHQRVHGAE; this is encoded by the exons ATGGAGGCCCTTGCAG TTGTGAAGGCTGCTTTCCTGGCGCAGGCCCCAAGTGGCAGCCGATCAGCTGAGGTGCAGGCAGCTCGGAGTACGGAGCCTGCACCAGAGCCAGGCGCTCCCGAGGGAGAGGGCCACAGAGGGGGGCCTCCTCGGGCCCTGGGGTCTCTTGGCCTTTGTGAAAACGAGGAAGCCAGAGAGAGGCCCAGAGGTTCCCCTCGAGGTCCGGTCATTTCTGAGAAAACTGGAGGACAGAGTGGCCGCGAGTCAGACGTCCCTCCGAACGTAGGCCCGGGAGCAGAGGGCAGGGGCGGCTGGAAGGGGCGGCCTTTCCCGTGCAGCGCCTGTGGCCGCAGCTTCAAGTGCTCCTCGGACGCCGCGAAGCACCGGAGCATCCACTCCGGGGAGAAGCCGTACGAGTGCAGCGACTGCGGGAAGGCCTTCATCCACAGCTCGCACGTGGTCCGACACCAGCGGGCGCACAGCGGGGAGAGGCCCTATGCGTGCGCCGAGTGCGGCAAGGCTTTCGGCCAGAGCTTCAACCTCCTCCGGCACCAGCGCGTGCACACGGGCGAGAAGCCCTACGCGTGCGCCGACTGTGGCAAGGCTTTCGGCCAGAGGTCGGACGCCGCCAAGCACCGCCGCACCCACACCGGGGAGAGGCTCTACGCGTGCGGCGAGTGCGGGAAGCGCTTCCTGCACAGCTCGAACGTGGTCCGGCACCGGCGGACCCACCACGGGGAGAACCCGTACGAGTGCCGGGAGTGTGGCCAGGCCTTCAGCCAGAGCTCCAACCTCCTCCAGCACCAGCGCGTGCACACGGGGGAGCGGCCCTTCGCCTGCCAGGACTGCGGCCGCGCCTTCAGCCGCAGCTCCTTCCTCCGCGAGCACCGCCGCATCCACACCGGGGAGAAGCCCCACGAGTGCGGCCACTGCGGGCGCGCGTTCCGGGCGCTGTCGGGCTTCTTCCGGCACCAGCGGCTCCACACGGGCGAGAAGCCGTTCCGCTGCACCGAGTGCGGCCGCGCCTTTCGCCTGAGCTTCCACCTCATCCAGCACCAGCGGGTGCACGGCGCCGAGTGA